TGCCCGGCGCCACCCACCGGGTCTCCACCACCCGGGCCAGGGCGCGGCAGGGAGAAAACCCGCCGCCCTGGAGGCCTGTGCATGGTTCCGCAGCCCGGCTCACCGCCGCTCCCTCCCCGCCCGGAAGGCCTGAACCGTCCCGGGGACCTGGGGGCCCGCTCGCCCGTCGCGGTGCGCTCCGCCACCCGCCCCGCCGCCGGCCACCGCCGGGCCGTGCCCCGCCGTGGCCCCCGGCGCCCCGGCGCCGGGCCGGTTCCCGCCGGCCGCCACGGGCTTGAGGTCCTGCAAGGCGCGGACCTGGGCCGCCAGGGCCCGCCGGTCGGGCTGGTGCATCAGCACCTCCACCAGGGCCGCGGCGGTATCCAGGGAGGTCAGGCAGGGGATGCCCCGCTCCACCGCCGCCCGCCGGATGCGGAACCCGTCCCGCTGGGGATCGCGGCCCTGGGTCAGGGTGTTGATCACCAGGCGCACCCGGCCGTCCCGCAGGGCATCCAGCAGCGGCGTCCGGGACGGGCCGGGGGCCGGTTCGTCCGGCGGGGCGGCCGAGAGCTTGGGCAAAACCGTGGCCTCCAGGCCCGCCGCCGCCAGGGCGGCCGCGGTTCCGGGGGTGGCGTAGAGCCGGTAACCGGCCGCCGCCAGGCGCCGGGCCAGTTCCACCGCCGCCGGCTTGTCCGGGTCCGCCACGGTCAGCAGCACCCCCTGCCCCGGGTCGGGCAGCTTCATCCCCGCCGCCAGCAAGCCGCGGGCCAGGGCGCCTTCCAGGGTCGCGTCGATTCCCATCACCTCGCCGGTGGACTGCATCTCCGGGCCCAGGGAGGGGTCGACCCCGGGCAGCTTGTTCCAGGAGAAGACCGGCAGCTTGACCGCCACGTGCTCGGGCGGCGGCAGGAGGCCCGTCCGCCAGCCCAGGCCGGCCAGGCGCTGGCCCAGGGCGGCCCGGGTGGCCAGCTCCGCCAGGGGCACGCCCGTCGCCTTGGTGATGAAGGGCACCGTGCGGCTGGCCCGGGGGTTGACCTCGAGCACGTAGAGCGTCCGGCCGTCCCAGACGAACTGCAGGTTGATCACCCCGCGCACCTCCAGGGCCCGGGCCAGGGCCACCGTGGCGGCCTCCACCTGGGCCAGCACCGCCGCCGGCACCCCGGGGGCGGGCACCACGGCGATGGAATCGCCGGAGTGGACCCCCGCCCGCTCGATGTGGCGCATCACCGCGGGGATCACCACCGTCTCCCCGTCGGCCACCGCGTCGACCTCCAGCTCCATGCCGGCGATGTAGCGGTCGATCCAGACGGGCCGGTCGCCCGCCACCCGGGCGGCCGTTTCCAGGTAGGCGGCCAGTTCCTCCGGCGAGGAGGCCACCTGCATGGCCCGCCCGCCCAGGACGTAAGAGGGCCGGACGATCACCGGGTAGCCGATGCGCTCCGCCGCGGCCATGGCCTCCGCCACCGAGCGGGCCGCCGCCCCCGGCGGCCGCTGGAGGCCCAGCCGGGCCAGCAACTGGTCGAACCGCTCCCGGCTTTCCGCCACGTCCACCGACTCGGGGGCGGTCCCCAGGATGGGCACGCCCGCTGCCGCCAGGGGGGCCACCAGGTTGACGGCCGTCTGGCCGCCGAACTGGGCCAGGACCCCCACGGGCTGCTCCAGGTCCAGCACGTTGCGCACGTCTTCCGGGGTCAGGGGCTCGAAGTAGAGCCGGTCCGCGGTGTCGAAGTCGGTGCTCACCGTCTCCGGGTTGTTGTTGACGATCACCGCCCGGTAGCCCAGGGCCCGCAGGGTCCGCACGGCGTGGACGGCGCTGTAGTCGAACTCGATGCCCTGGCTGATACGGATGGGCCCCGCGCCCAGCACCACCACCACCGGCCGGTCGCCGTCGGCCGCCCGGCGCTCGCCGGCTTCGTCGGCCTCCCCGTGGGTGGAGTAGAAGTAGGGGGTCAGCGCCTCGAACTCGGCCGCACAGGTGTCGACCATCTTGTACCCGGGGCGCAGGCCGGCGGCCCGCCGCGCCTGCCGCACCGCCTCTTCCGACGAGCCCGCGAGCTCGGCGATGCGCCGGTCGGTCAGGCCCAGGCGCTTGGCCTCAAGGAGCAGGTCCGGGGGGACCGGCGGGGCCCCGGCGCCCGGGGCGGCGGCAGGAACTGCCCGCCGCCCCGCGTCCCGCAGCCGCTCCTCCAGCGCCACCACCCGGGCGATGCGGTGCAGGAAGAACCGGTCGATGCCCGTCCAGGCATGGAGCTCCTCCACGCTGCGGCCCCCGCGCAGCGCCTCCGCCAGGAGGAACAGGCGCCGGTCGTCGCCCTCCCGGATGGCCGCCTCCAGGGCCCGTTCGTCCAGCTGGCGCGCCTCGGGCCACTCCAGGGCGTCCACCCCGATCTCCAGGGAGCGCACCGCCTTGAGCAGGGCGCCCTCGAAGCTGCGGTCGATGGCCATGACCTCGCCCGTGGCCTTCATCTGGGTCCCCAGGCGCCGGTCGGCGGTGGCGAACTTGTCGAAGGGCCAGCGGGGGATCTTGACCACCACGTAATCCAGAGCCGGCTCGAAGAGGGCCGAGGTGCCGGTGATGGGGTTGCGGATCTCGTCCAAGCGCCGGCCCAGGGCCACCCGGGCCGCCACCTTGGCGATGGGGTAGCCCGTCGCCTTGGAGGCCAGGGCGCTGGAGCGGCTGACCCGCGGGTTCACCTCGATGACCCGGTACTCCGCCCCGTCGGGCCGCAGGGCCAGCTGGACGTTGCAGCCCCCTTCCACGCCGATGGCGCCGACGATGCGCAGGGAGGCCGAGCGCAGCCGCTGCAGCTGCCGGTCGGTCAGGGTGAGAGCCGGCGCCACCACGATGCTGTCGCCGGTGTGGACGCCCACGGGGTCCACGTTCTCCATGCTGCAGATGGCGATGGCGTTGCCCGCCCCGTCGCGGATGACCTCGAACTCGATCTCCTTCCAGCCCAGCAGGCTCTCTTCCAGCAGCACCTGGCCGATGGGGCTGGCCGCCAGGCCGCGGTCGACCAGGGCCGCCAGCTCGGCCTCGTTGCGGGCGATGCCGCCGCCGGTGCCGCCCAGGGTGTAGCCGGGCCGGGCGATGACGGGGAAGCCCACCCGCCGGGCGAAGGCCAGGGCCTCCTCGTAGGAGCGGACGATGGTGCTCTGGGGCACCGGCTCGCCGATGGCCAGCATCAGCTCCTTGAAGGCCTCTCGGTCTTCCGCCCGCTGGATCGCCTCGGGCGGCGTCCCGAGCAGCTGGACCCCATAGCGCTCCAGCACCCCTGCCCGCACCAGCTCCATGGCCAGATTGAGGCCCACCTGCCCACCCAGGGTGGGCAGCAGGGCGTCGGGCCGCTCGCGCCGGATCACCGCCTCGGCGAACTCGGCCGTCAGGGGCTCCACGTAGATGCGGTCGGCGGTGCCGGGGTCGGTCATCACCGTGGCGGGGTTGGAGTTGAGCAGGACCACCTCCAGGCCCTCTTCCTTGAGGGCCCGGCAGGCCTGGGTGCCGGAGTAGTCGAACTCGGCCGCCTGGCCGATGATGATGGGCCCCGAGCCGATGACCAGCACCTTGCGCACCGCCGCGGGTGCCCGGCCCGGGTCCCGGCCCGCGCCGGCCGAGGCGGTCCGCACGGGGGCTGCCGGCAGGGGGTGGGTCGGTAGGGGGTCAGTCACCGGCCAGCCCTCCTTCCCGCGCCACCAGGACGGGCTCGCCCCGCCCGGCCGCCGCCCGCGGCGGCACAGGCCCTACCCGGCGTAAGAACTCGGCCAGCAGCGGCGCCGCGTCCCGCGGGCCGGGGGCAGCCTCGGGGTGGAACTGCAGGCCCCGCACCCGCAGGTGGGGGTGGCAGAGGCCCTCCACCGTGCCGTCGTTGACGTTGATGTGGGTCACCACCAGTCCCGCCGCCTCCAGGGATTCGGCGTCCAGGGCATAGCCGTGGTTCTGGGAGGTCATGAACACCCGCCCGTCGCCCTGACCGGAACCCGGCCAGGCCGCCGCGGCGATCTCCTTCACGGGGTGGTTGGCGCCGCGGTGGCCGAAGGGCAGCTTGTAAGCCCGGGCGCCGAAGGCCAGCCCCAGCAGCTGGTGGCCCAGGCAGATGCCGAAGGTGGGAACCGCCTCTGCCAGCCGGCGGACCGTGCCCAGCACCGCGCCCAGGTCCCGCGGGTCCCCCGGCCCGTTGGAAAGGATCACCGCATCGGGCCGCAGGTCCAGGATCTCGCCCGCGGGGGTGAGGGCGGGGACCACCGTCACCCGCCACCCCTGGGACACCAGGGCGCGCAGGATGTTGCGCTTGACGCCGAAGTCCACCAGCACGGCGTGAGGGGGGAGGAACCCGGCGCGGCGGGCGGGCGGGGCGGTCGCCGCGGCCGCCACGCCCCGGGCCGTCCCGCCCGGGGCCGCACCGGCCGGCTTGACCCCGGCAGCCGCGCCCACCCCGGTGATCGCCGCCCCAGGGGCTGCTCCCGCCCCGATGGCTGCCGCCATCCCGGTCACCGGCCCCGCGGCAGAATCGGTCCCCGCCGGCAATCCCGGCACGGCGGTGGCCGCCGGGGCCGGGGCAGGGACCGGTGCGGGGGCCGGCGCCGCGCCCGGGGTCGCCGGTTCGACCCGGTAGACCTGCTGCGTGCCCGCCGTCAGGGCCGTGGGCGGGGTCCAGTCCGCTGCCCGGGCCGCCAGTTCGGCCGTGGCAACCCGCAGGTCCGTGGTCAGCACGCCCCGCAGCGTCCCCCTGCGCCGCAGGTGCAGGGTGAGCGCCCGGGTGTCGAAGCCGTCGGCGGCCGGCACGCCGGACCGGGCCAGATGAGCCGCCAGGGGATGCAACCCAACGGCGCCGGCGTCGAACAGCTCCCGGGCAATGAGCGCCGTGACCCGCGGACCGGCCGACTCGTCTTCATCCTCATGGACGCCGTAATTCCCGACCAGGGGGTAGGTGAGGACCACGATCTGGCCGTCGTAGGAGGGGTCGGACAAAAGCTCCTGGTACCCCGTCATGCTGGTGTTGAACACCACCTCGCCGGTGACGGCCCAGGCGGTCCCTCCGGCATCCGGACCGGACGGGCCGGCGGTCTCGCCGCCGGGGGCGACCACCACCCGGCCGAACCACTGGGTGCCGTCTTCCAGCACCAGCCGGGCCGGCACCACCACTCTGGCAGTGCAGCCGGGGGCACCGGGCTCGCCCTTCGCCTCCGCCGCCCCTGCCTGCTGTAGGCCCAGGCTTCCAGGTTCCATAGGTGCGCCCTCCTTCGCCGGCGGCGCTCCAGGCTTCCGCCTGGAACGGTCACCTTGCCCTGACAAACCCTTGTCCCGGCCATTCATCAAGACAACCCACACCTTTGGGCCCGTTCATTACGTGCCCGTTGTAGACTGCATAAATATACACACAGTCCTCAACATTATACAATCCCGGCCGTCTCCTGGGTCCCCGCGGCCCCCTGGGCCGCGGCTTCGCCGGCTGCCACCGGCACCGGCCCGCCGTCCAGGCGGAACACCACCCGCCCGCCGACCAGGGTGCACACGGCCCGGCCCCGCAGGGCCCAGCCGGCAAAGGGGGTGTTGCGGCCCAAGCTGGCGAACTGCTCGGGATCGACCACCCACCGCCGCTGCGGGTCGATCAGGGTGACGTCGGCGGGGACCCCGGGCTGCAAGGTGCCGCCCGGAAGGCCCAGGATGCGGGCCGGGCCTGCGGCCATGAGCTCCACCAGCCGGGCGGGCGACAGGGGGCGGGGCACCAGGTGGGTGAGCAGAAGGCCCAGGGCCGTCTCCAGGCCCACCACGCCAAAGGCGGCCTCGGGAAAGGGGCAATCCTTGTCCATCCCGTGGTGCGGCGCGTGGTCCGTGGCGATGGCGTCCACCGTGCCGTCGGCCACCGCCTCCAGGAGGGCCTCCCGGTCCCGGCGGGAGCGCAGGGGCGGGTTCATCTTCCAGTGGGGGTGGAACCCGGCCTCGGCCACATCTTCGTCACAGAGCAGCAGGTGGTGGGGCGTGACCTCCACGGTCACGGGGATGCCCCGCGCCTTGCCCCACCGCACCAGGTCCAGGGTCACGGCCGCGCTGGCGTGAAGCACGTGCAGGCGCGCCCCGGCCTGTTCGGCCAGCAAAAGATCCCGGGCCACCATCACCGCTTCGGCCGTGGCGGGGATGCCGGGCATCCCGGCGGCCGCCGCCACGGCGCCCGCATGCATGGCGCCGCCGGCGCTGAGTTCGGGTTCTTCCGCGTGGACCAGCACGGGCAGCCCGGCGGCCGCCGCCCCTTCCAGCACCCGGGCCATCACGCCCGCCCGGGCGATGGGCCGGCCGTCGTCGCTTACCGCCACGGCCCCCGCGGCCTTGAGGGCGGCGTAGGGAGCGGGCTCGTCCCCGGCGAGCCCGCGGGTGGCGGCGGCGACCACGTAGACCCGCACGGCTGCCTCGGCGGCCGCCTTCATGGCCAGCCACTCCACCCGGATGGCATCGTCCAGGGGCGGGCGGGTGTTAGGCATGCAGGCCACCGCGGTGAAGCCCCCTGCCGCGGCGGCCGCTCCCCCTGTGGCCAGCGTCTCCTTGTGGGTCTCCCCGGGGGTGCGCAGGTGGACGTGGGGGTCGATCAACCCGGGCACCACCCACAGCCCCCGGGCATCGAGAACCTGCAGCCCGGCACCGCCGGGATCCGGCTCGCCGGGACCACCGGCCGCGGCGCCGCCGCCCGTACCGGGAAACCCCTTTGCGGCCCGGGCCGCCGCGGGGGCGCCGGGCAAGGGGGGGCCGGCGTAGGCGATGCGCCCTCCGGCGATCACCAGGTCGCCCGGCCCGTCCAGCCCCTGGCTGGGATCGATCAACCGGCCGCCGCGTATCCAGAGGCGCATCAGTGGCCCTCCTCCCTGGTCATGGTCTCGCCCCCGGGAACGAACCCGGCACCGGCCGGGTGTTCTGCGCCCGCCGGTTCGGCCGCCGCGACGGCGCTGGAATCCGGCAGGGCCGGATCGAGGGCCCACTCCAGGACGGCCATGCGCGCCGCCACGCCGAAGCGCACCTGGTCCTCGATGACGCAGCGGGGATCGTCCATCACGGCAGGATCCAGCTCGACCCCGCGGTTCACCGGGCCGGGGTGCATCAGGATGGCATCGGGCCGGGCGCGCTCCAGCTCCCGGGGACCGATGCCCCAGGCGCGCCGGTACTCGCCCAGGTCGGGCACCACCCCGGCCAGCCGCTCCCGCTGGATGCGCAGGGCCATGACCACGTCCGCCCCGTCCAGCGCCGCATCCCGGCTCGGCGTGAGCTTCACTCCCGGGCAGGGCGGGGCCGCAGGCAACAGCCCCGGCGGCCCGCAGAGCCACACCTCGGCCCCCAGCCGGGACAACAGCAGGGCAGCCGACCGCGCCACCCGGCTGTGGCGCACGTCACCCACGATGGCCACCTTGAACCCCGCCGGCCATCCCTTGCGGGTGAGGATGGTGACGGCATCC
This is a stretch of genomic DNA from Thermaerobacter sp. PB12/4term. It encodes these proteins:
- the carB gene encoding carbamoyl-phosphate synthase large subunit, whose protein sequence is MTDPLPTHPLPAAPVRTASAGAGRDPGRAPAAVRKVLVIGSGPIIIGQAAEFDYSGTQACRALKEEGLEVVLLNSNPATVMTDPGTADRIYVEPLTAEFAEAVIRRERPDALLPTLGGQVGLNLAMELVRAGVLERYGVQLLGTPPEAIQRAEDREAFKELMLAIGEPVPQSTIVRSYEEALAFARRVGFPVIARPGYTLGGTGGGIARNEAELAALVDRGLAASPIGQVLLEESLLGWKEIEFEVIRDGAGNAIAICSMENVDPVGVHTGDSIVVAPALTLTDRQLQRLRSASLRIVGAIGVEGGCNVQLALRPDGAEYRVIEVNPRVSRSSALASKATGYPIAKVAARVALGRRLDEIRNPITGTSALFEPALDYVVVKIPRWPFDKFATADRRLGTQMKATGEVMAIDRSFEGALLKAVRSLEIGVDALEWPEARQLDERALEAAIREGDDRRLFLLAEALRGGRSVEELHAWTGIDRFFLHRIARVVALEERLRDAGRRAVPAAAPGAGAPPVPPDLLLEAKRLGLTDRRIAELAGSSEEAVRQARRAAGLRPGYKMVDTCAAEFEALTPYFYSTHGEADEAGERRAADGDRPVVVVLGAGPIRISQGIEFDYSAVHAVRTLRALGYRAVIVNNNPETVSTDFDTADRLYFEPLTPEDVRNVLDLEQPVGVLAQFGGQTAVNLVAPLAAAGVPILGTAPESVDVAESRERFDQLLARLGLQRPPGAAARSVAEAMAAAERIGYPVIVRPSYVLGGRAMQVASSPEELAAYLETAARVAGDRPVWIDRYIAGMELEVDAVADGETVVIPAVMRHIERAGVHSGDSIAVVPAPGVPAAVLAQVEAATVALARALEVRGVINLQFVWDGRTLYVLEVNPRASRTVPFITKATGVPLAELATRAALGQRLAGLGWRTGLLPPPEHVAVKLPVFSWNKLPGVDPSLGPEMQSTGEVMGIDATLEGALARGLLAAGMKLPDPGQGVLLTVADPDKPAAVELARRLAAAGYRLYATPGTAAALAAAGLEATVLPKLSAAPPDEPAPGPSRTPLLDALRDGRVRLVINTLTQGRDPQRDGFRIRRAAVERGIPCLTSLDTAAALVEVLMHQPDRRALAAQVRALQDLKPVAAGGNRPGAGAPGATAGHGPAVAGGGAGGGAHRDGRAGPQVPGTVQAFRAGRERR
- a CDS encoding carbamoyl phosphate synthase small subunit, producing the protein MEPGSLGLQQAGAAEAKGEPGAPGCTARVVVPARLVLEDGTQWFGRVVVAPGGETAGPSGPDAGGTAWAVTGEVVFNTSMTGYQELLSDPSYDGQIVVLTYPLVGNYGVHEDEDESAGPRVTALIARELFDAGAVGLHPLAAHLARSGVPAADGFDTRALTLHLRRRGTLRGVLTTDLRVATAELAARAADWTPPTALTAGTQQVYRVEPATPGAAPAPAPVPAPAPAATAVPGLPAGTDSAAGPVTGMAAAIGAGAAPGAAITGVGAAAGVKPAGAAPGGTARGVAAAATAPPARRAGFLPPHAVLVDFGVKRNILRALVSQGWRVTVVPALTPAGEILDLRPDAVILSNGPGDPRDLGAVLGTVRRLAEAVPTFGICLGHQLLGLAFGARAYKLPFGHRGANHPVKEIAAAAWPGSGQGDGRVFMTSQNHGYALDAESLEAAGLVVTHINVNDGTVEGLCHPHLRVRGLQFHPEAAPGPRDAAPLLAEFLRRVGPVPPRAAAGRGEPVLVAREGGLAGD
- a CDS encoding dihydroorotase translates to MRLWIRGGRLIDPSQGLDGPGDLVIAGGRIAYAGPPLPGAPAAARAAKGFPGTGGGAAAGGPGEPDPGGAGLQVLDARGLWVVPGLIDPHVHLRTPGETHKETLATGGAAAAAGGFTAVACMPNTRPPLDDAIRVEWLAMKAAAEAAVRVYVVAAATRGLAGDEPAPYAALKAAGAVAVSDDGRPIARAGVMARVLEGAAAAGLPVLVHAEEPELSAGGAMHAGAVAAAAGMPGIPATAEAVMVARDLLLAEQAGARLHVLHASAAVTLDLVRWGKARGIPVTVEVTPHHLLLCDEDVAEAGFHPHWKMNPPLRSRRDREALLEAVADGTVDAIATDHAPHHGMDKDCPFPEAAFGVVGLETALGLLLTHLVPRPLSPARLVELMAAGPARILGLPGGTLQPGVPADVTLIDPQRRWVVDPEQFASLGRNTPFAGWALRGRAVCTLVGGRVVFRLDGGPVPVAAGEAAAQGAAGTQETAGIV